From Saprospiraceae bacterium, one genomic window encodes:
- a CDS encoding phosphoglycerate kinase has product MKDWNLKSKKVIIRVDFNVPIDASGTITDDTRIVKALSTILTCLDQGARVILMSHLGRPLKSLLPDGSLDKAKFSLRPVAIKLAEILNHKVHFAEDCGGENTQAKLQAMTDGELLLLENTRFYKQEEKGDPAWAESLSKLAEYYINDAFGSAHREHATTATIARYFDKQHKAFGELMRAELDNAAKILVNPQRPLTAILGGAKVSDKIELISHLIDLCDQILIGGGMAYTFFAAQGYEIGKSLCEEDKKDLAMELMSKAKAKGVKLVLPLDSVAADRFSNEANIVVTSDVSIPDQFMGLDIGPRTEKVFGEFILGSKTLIWNGPMGVFEMEKFAHGTETIAQSVAEATYKGCFTLVGGGDSVAAITQFGLEDDVSFVSTGGGAMLELLEGKELPGVSAMNS; this is encoded by the coding sequence ATGAAAGATTGGAATTTGAAATCAAAGAAAGTCATCATCCGTGTGGATTTTAATGTACCCATTGATGCGTCAGGAACCATCACAGATGACACCCGAATCGTAAAAGCACTTTCCACGATATTGACTTGTCTTGATCAAGGCGCAAGAGTCATACTGATGTCTCATTTGGGAAGACCTTTGAAATCATTGTTGCCGGATGGAAGCCTTGACAAGGCAAAGTTTTCACTTCGGCCGGTCGCAATAAAATTGGCTGAAATTTTAAATCATAAAGTTCATTTTGCAGAAGATTGCGGCGGAGAAAATACGCAAGCGAAGCTGCAAGCTATGACGGATGGAGAGTTGCTTCTTTTGGAAAATACAAGGTTTTACAAACAGGAAGAAAAAGGAGATCCCGCCTGGGCAGAATCTCTTTCCAAGCTGGCTGAGTACTATATCAACGATGCATTTGGATCTGCCCACCGAGAACACGCCACTACAGCCACCATCGCCCGGTATTTTGACAAACAACACAAGGCATTTGGCGAATTGATGAGAGCAGAGTTAGACAATGCGGCAAAAATTCTTGTAAATCCTCAAAGACCTTTGACCGCCATATTGGGAGGTGCCAAGGTGTCAGATAAAATTGAATTGATTTCGCATTTGATCGATTTGTGCGATCAGATTCTGATCGGTGGGGGAATGGCTTATACTTTTTTTGCAGCACAGGGTTATGAAATAGGAAAATCACTTTGCGAAGAAGACAAGAAAGATCTTGCAATGGAATTGATGTCAAAGGCCAAAGCAAAAGGTGTAAAATTGGTACTTCCTTTGGATTCTGTGGCTGCGGATCGATTTTCCAACGAGGCCAATATTGTGGTAACAAGCGACGTCAGCATTCCTGATCAATTCATGGGACTTGATATAGGCCCCCGCACAGAGAAGGTTTTCGGAGAATTTATTTTAGGATCGAAAACACTAATTTGGAATGGCCCTATGGGAGTTTTTGAAATGGAGAAGTTTGCGCATGGGACCGAGACCATTGCACAGAGCGTGGCAGAAGCTACCTACAAAGGTTGTTTTACCTTGGTGGGTGGTGGTGATTCTGTGGCAGCCATCACACAGTTTGGTCTGGAGGATGATGTATCTTTTGTGTCAACCGGTGGCGGTGCGATGTTGGAGTTGCTGGAAGGAAAGGAATTGCCAGGAGTAAGCGCCATGAATTCTTAA
- a CDS encoding SdpI family protein has translation MKTNLTKEVLMLALCLIPAIYLQTIWAEIPDRVPTHWNIQGEADKWGHKNYLIYLSVGLPLFIYLLLLIIPSIDPRKKISLMGDKYLQLRILLIGLVVGLNLAIVYSAAHQDSLFGSSLLIIITGLFLLAFGNYLKTIRPNYFVGIRTPWTLENETVWKDTHYMSGYVWMGSGALMVLIGLFVEAKYGFPAMMVLLIIMVLYSVIYSYWRFRQLKTVQNQS, from the coding sequence ATGAAAACAAATTTGACCAAAGAAGTCTTGATGTTGGCGCTCTGCCTTATTCCTGCCATTTACCTGCAAACCATTTGGGCTGAGATCCCTGATCGGGTTCCCACCCATTGGAATATTCAAGGTGAAGCAGACAAATGGGGGCACAAAAATTACCTCATTTACCTAAGTGTCGGCTTGCCTCTGTTTATCTACCTCTTGCTGCTGATCATCCCTTCCATTGATCCGCGAAAAAAAATCAGCCTCATGGGGGATAAATACCTGCAATTGCGGATATTATTAATTGGTTTGGTGGTAGGTCTCAACCTGGCCATTGTTTATTCTGCTGCTCATCAGGACAGTCTTTTTGGAAGCTCCCTTTTAATTATCATCACAGGACTTTTCCTGCTGGCCTTTGGAAATTATCTCAAGACCATCAGGCCCAATTATTTTGTTGGAATCCGCACACCCTGGACCCTCGAAAATGAAACGGTCTGGAAAGATACCCACTATATGAGCGGATATGTATGGATGGGAAGTGGTGCACTGATGGTCCTGATCGGATTATTTGTGGAAGCCAAATATGGATTTCCTGCAATGATGGTTTTGTTGATTATCATGGTCTTGTACAGTGTCATTTATTCATACTGGAGGTTCAGACAACTTAAGACAGTACAAAATCAATCCTAA
- the gap gene encoding type I glyceraldehyde-3-phosphate dehydrogenase: MMKKRIAINGFGRIGRLTYRALRHHSQVELVAINDLTDTQTLSHLLKYDTAHRRSNFEVSHGSDFIMAGDHKILAFSQKDPALLPWKDLGIDIVLECTGIYLTAETAGTHLQSGAKRVILSAPPKDDSIPTYVLGVNERQMNANQQIISNASCTTNCLAPVVKFVDETWGLEFANMITIHAYTQDQRLQDAPHKDLRRARAAAQNVIPTSTGANKAVAAVYPAIAGKLMGSSYRVPVITGSLIELFCKIKSNADTEAINAAFKDASENHLKGILRYSTDPLVSSDIIGDPHSAVFDAPLTEYKDGWLKLTAWYDNESGYSHRLADMCTLLAGLI; encoded by the coding sequence ATTATGAAAAAAAGAATCGCAATAAATGGTTTCGGAAGAATAGGCAGATTGACCTATCGGGCGCTGAGGCATCATTCTCAGGTAGAATTGGTAGCCATCAATGATTTGACAGACACCCAGACCCTTTCTCATCTTTTAAAATACGATACTGCCCATCGCAGATCTAATTTTGAAGTGAGCCATGGATCTGATTTTATCATGGCTGGTGATCATAAAATACTCGCTTTTTCGCAAAAAGATCCTGCCTTATTGCCCTGGAAGGATTTGGGAATAGACATCGTTTTGGAATGCACAGGTATCTATCTGACGGCCGAAACTGCCGGAACTCATCTCCAATCCGGAGCCAAAAGAGTGATTCTTTCCGCACCTCCGAAAGATGATAGCATTCCGACCTATGTGCTGGGGGTCAATGAAAGACAGATGAATGCAAACCAACAGATCATTTCCAATGCCAGTTGTACCACCAATTGCCTGGCGCCTGTGGTAAAATTTGTGGACGAAACCTGGGGTTTGGAATTTGCCAACATGATCACCATTCACGCCTATACCCAGGATCAGAGATTGCAGGATGCTCCGCACAAAGATTTGAGAAGGGCCAGAGCGGCTGCACAGAATGTAATTCCAACGAGTACGGGTGCCAACAAAGCGGTGGCGGCAGTTTATCCTGCGATTGCCGGAAAGCTGATGGGCTCTTCGTATCGGGTGCCTGTGATCACAGGTTCTCTGATTGAATTGTTTTGTAAAATAAAATCGAACGCAGACACCGAGGCCATCAACGCTGCTTTTAAAGATGCTTCGGAAAACCATCTCAAAGGTATCTTGAGGTACAGTACTGACCCTCTGGTCTCAAGTGATATCATCGGAGATCCTCACAGCGCAGTGTTTGATGCGCCCCTGACGGAATACAAGGATGGCTGGCTTAAGCTCACGGCCTGGTACGACAATGAAAGTGGGTATTCTCACAGATTGGCAGATATGTGTACTTTGTTGGCGGGATTAATTTAA
- a CDS encoding S46 family peptidase: MKKNTVILVTVLLLSFSHFLIAGEGMWLPHLLKTLNEKEMKLMGMKMSAEDIYSINKGSLKDAIVHFGGGCTGEMISSRGLLLTNHHCGYGYIQSHSTVQRNLLKDGFWSSNLSEEIPCIGLSATFIVRIEDVTAQMLKGIDSSMRDNQRRLLYDQNQNELLKNFKKESYQDLVIRGFYHGNQFFAFVTETYKDVRLVGTPPESIGKFGADTDNWVWPRHTGDFSLFRIYANHDNLPAEYAESNKPLVPRHFLPVSMSGVEEGDFTMVFGFPGRTNEYLTEEGVRQITEVQNPVRIKIRDEVLKIMDKYMRSEEKVKIQYSSSYAGIANAWKKWIGESQGVKFTKGLERKAKWDREFQNRVDQNQKWEKYRQLIPELDKNYRLLEPLALAKEYYAEAYQRNTQIYSCYNRIKKLSEVYEGRGEETFYKRKQEMSNQLDQLFKDMDLRIETEIFSTVTQILHGGITTELMMPYLREQILLANSDFVRFAENLIGKSQFTSVEKLNKLNALEYKDWKAAVLEDPLWKFYHELNYFINYGIQPQATVLEENISDLRRVHMAALLEVFPERKFYPDANSTLRVTYGKVEGFKPRDGVSYNAQTYLDGVLEKYVPDDYEFDVHPKLIKLYKDKDFGRYGENGKMPLAFIGSNHTTGGNSGSPAIDAHGNLIGLNFDRVWEGTMSDVNYDVSICRNIMVDARYILFVIDKFAGATHLVDEMKLVYPKKSRAKNSKIPLKKAS, from the coding sequence ATGAAAAAAAATACTGTTATTTTAGTCACGGTTTTATTATTGTCGTTCAGCCATTTTCTTATTGCAGGAGAAGGGATGTGGTTACCTCATCTCTTAAAAACCCTTAATGAAAAGGAAATGAAATTAATGGGAATGAAGATGTCTGCTGAAGACATTTATTCCATCAATAAAGGATCACTCAAGGATGCCATCGTACATTTTGGAGGTGGTTGCACCGGAGAAATGATTTCGTCAAGGGGATTGCTTCTCACCAATCATCATTGTGGATACGGTTATATTCAATCTCATTCTACAGTACAGCGAAATCTTTTGAAGGATGGATTTTGGTCGAGCAATCTCAGCGAGGAAATCCCATGCATAGGTCTGAGTGCAACCTTTATTGTAAGAATTGAAGATGTGACTGCTCAAATGCTCAAAGGGATTGATTCAAGCATGAGGGATAATCAAAGGAGATTATTGTACGATCAGAATCAAAATGAACTTTTAAAAAATTTTAAAAAAGAAAGTTATCAGGACCTTGTGATCAGAGGATTTTACCATGGAAACCAGTTTTTTGCTTTTGTGACAGAAACTTACAAAGATGTCCGTCTTGTCGGCACTCCTCCAGAGTCCATCGGAAAATTTGGTGCGGATACCGACAATTGGGTATGGCCCAGACATACAGGTGATTTTTCACTGTTTAGGATTTATGCCAATCACGACAATTTACCGGCTGAATATGCCGAATCAAATAAGCCTTTGGTACCAAGACATTTTTTGCCTGTGTCGATGAGTGGCGTGGAGGAAGGTGATTTTACCATGGTGTTTGGATTTCCGGGAAGGACCAATGAGTACCTGACAGAAGAAGGTGTAAGGCAAATCACTGAAGTGCAAAATCCGGTGAGAATCAAAATAAGGGATGAGGTGTTAAAAATTATGGACAAGTACATGAGGTCGGAAGAAAAAGTAAAAATTCAATACAGTTCCTCCTACGCTGGTATTGCCAATGCCTGGAAAAAGTGGATCGGAGAAAGCCAGGGAGTCAAGTTTACAAAAGGATTGGAGAGAAAGGCCAAATGGGATCGGGAATTTCAAAATAGGGTGGACCAAAATCAGAAATGGGAAAAATACCGCCAACTTATTCCGGAGTTGGATAAAAACTACCGTTTACTGGAACCTCTTGCCCTTGCAAAGGAATATTATGCCGAAGCCTACCAGAGAAATACCCAAATTTACAGTTGTTACAACCGAATTAAGAAATTGTCAGAAGTTTACGAAGGGCGTGGAGAAGAAACTTTTTATAAGCGAAAACAGGAAATGTCAAATCAATTGGATCAATTGTTTAAAGACATGGATTTGCGGATTGAAACCGAAATATTTTCTACGGTCACTCAGATTCTTCATGGTGGAATAACTACTGAGCTTATGATGCCATACCTGCGTGAGCAAATTCTTTTGGCAAATTCTGATTTCGTCCGCTTTGCAGAAAACCTAATAGGTAAAAGTCAGTTTACCTCCGTCGAAAAATTGAATAAACTGAATGCACTTGAATATAAAGATTGGAAGGCTGCAGTTTTGGAGGATCCATTGTGGAAATTTTACCACGAACTAAATTACTTTATAAACTATGGCATTCAGCCACAGGCCACCGTCTTGGAGGAAAATATTTCTGACCTCAGAAGAGTGCATATGGCTGCATTGCTTGAAGTTTTCCCGGAGCGAAAGTTCTATCCGGATGCCAATTCTACTTTACGGGTCACCTATGGCAAAGTAGAAGGATTCAAACCCCGCGACGGAGTTAGCTACAATGCCCAGACGTATTTGGATGGAGTGTTGGAAAAATATGTGCCCGATGATTATGAATTTGATGTGCATCCAAAGTTGATTAAATTATACAAGGATAAAGATTTTGGCAGATATGGAGAAAATGGAAAAATGCCACTGGCATTTATTGGATCCAATCATACCACGGGAGGAAATTCAGGAAGTCCGGCGATTGATGCACATGGCAATTTGATTGGCCTTAATTTTGATCGGGTTTGGGAAGGAACGATGAGTGATGTGAATTATGATGTTTCGATTTGCAGGAACATTATGGTGGATGCGCGATATATATTATTCGTCATTGACAAATTTGCGGGAGCCACTCATTTGGTCGATGAAATGAAATTGGTTTACCCCAAGAAGAGCCGCGCTAAAAATTCTAAAATACCATTAAAGAAAGCTTCCTAG
- a CDS encoding winged helix-turn-helix transcriptional regulator → MDLLFKALNDATRRQILDLLKSGELSAGQIADQFNMSKPSVSHHLDLLKNAGLISMERRGQHLIYSLNTSVLEDLLHWIIKLNKQN, encoded by the coding sequence ATGGATCTCTTGTTCAAAGCCCTCAACGATGCTACGCGCAGACAGATTCTGGACTTGCTCAAATCCGGAGAATTGTCCGCTGGACAAATTGCGGACCAATTCAACATGTCAAAACCAAGTGTTTCCCATCATTTGGACCTCCTGAAAAACGCCGGTCTGATTAGCATGGAGCGAAGGGGACAACACCTGATCTATTCTTTAAACACCAGCGTTTTGGAGGATTTGCTCCATTGGATTATTAAACTAAACAAACAAAACTGA
- a CDS encoding inorganic diphosphatase: MSKNQLLISHPWHGIAHAWNGKTIQAVIEIPKSERCKFEIDKTSGLLRLDRVLSASFEYPVNYGFVPQTLEEDGDPLDILVLSKYSLPSLCLVNVRVLGILLMKDRDKLDHKLIGVADKDVTQEHLLSIDDLSVQFKNELLHFFKEYTVLENKKVEVEKIADFETAVQHIGKCIDLYRTSLVKDRDISDLG, encoded by the coding sequence ATGAGCAAAAATCAACTTCTAATTTCACATCCCTGGCACGGAATTGCTCATGCCTGGAATGGAAAAACCATTCAGGCTGTTATTGAAATTCCGAAATCCGAGCGCTGCAAATTTGAAATAGATAAAACATCCGGATTGCTTAGATTAGACAGGGTCTTGTCTGCTTCTTTTGAATATCCTGTCAATTACGGTTTTGTTCCACAAACTTTGGAAGAAGATGGAGATCCATTGGATATTTTGGTACTTTCAAAGTATTCTTTACCCTCCTTGTGTTTGGTCAATGTCAGGGTATTGGGAATACTTTTGATGAAAGACAGAGACAAATTGGATCACAAACTAATAGGTGTTGCTGACAAAGATGTAACTCAGGAACATCTGTTGTCTATAGACGATCTTTCGGTCCAGTTTAAAAATGAATTGTTGCATTTTTTTAAGGAATACACTGTGCTTGAAAATAAGAAAGTTGAGGTGGAAAAAATCGCAGATTTTGAAACGGCGGTTCAGCACATCGGTAAGTGCATTGATCTATATCGGACAAGCTTAGTCAAAGACCGGGATATTTCAGACCTGGGTTGA